In Streptomyces violaceusniger Tu 4113, one DNA window encodes the following:
- a CDS encoding Acg family FMN-binding oxidoreductase, which produces MQPAALDAAILEKLISAAVAAPSMHNTQPWRYRLNPDTVTLEVRAAPERALRYADPMGRALSVSAGAAVFNLRVAVAHFGWDPVVRLLPYRSQPDLLATVRLAATPHDGAGHDAPHHGDRHGDPHRDLYDVIWRRHSSRTPFSGRRLPPRVLYELAEAARAHGATLWLAGPEETSRLLRLTAEAERRTSGDPRRLAESRDWVRDTGPYGIPAAALGPRDVTGRLPMRDYLGPGPDGRRGGDSPAAAFESHPAIAVLATDQDRRTDWLRAGQALEHVLLLATSYTVRASLLHQALEWSDLRWSLSDAHRTPGHVQMLIRLGYGPVGPGTPRSEAAESLDGGR; this is translated from the coding sequence ATGCAGCCCGCAGCGCTCGACGCGGCGATCCTGGAGAAGCTCATCTCCGCGGCCGTGGCCGCCCCGTCGATGCACAACACCCAGCCGTGGCGCTACCGGCTCAACCCCGACACCGTCACGCTGGAGGTCCGGGCCGCACCCGAGCGGGCGCTGCGGTACGCCGATCCGATGGGCCGGGCGCTGAGCGTCTCCGCCGGGGCCGCCGTGTTCAACCTGCGGGTCGCCGTGGCCCACTTCGGCTGGGACCCGGTGGTCCGGCTGCTGCCGTACCGGTCGCAGCCCGATCTGCTGGCCACGGTGCGCCTGGCCGCGACGCCCCACGACGGCGCCGGGCACGATGCCCCGCACCACGGCGACCGGCACGGCGACCCGCACCGCGATCTGTACGACGTCATCTGGCGGCGGCACAGCAGCCGCACCCCCTTCTCCGGGCGCCGACTGCCGCCACGGGTGCTGTACGAACTGGCGGAGGCGGCGCGGGCACACGGGGCCACGCTGTGGCTGGCGGGCCCGGAGGAGACCTCGCGGCTGCTGCGGCTGACCGCCGAGGCGGAGCGGCGCACCTCGGGGGATCCGCGTCGGCTCGCCGAGAGCCGCGACTGGGTCCGTGACACCGGGCCGTACGGCATCCCGGCGGCCGCCCTCGGGCCACGGGACGTCACCGGGCGGCTGCCGATGCGCGACTACCTGGGCCCGGGGCCGGACGGCCGCCGGGGCGGTGATTCGCCCGCCGCGGCGTTCGAGAGCCACCCGGCCATCGCCGTACTGGCCACGGACCAGGACCGGCGCACCGACTGGCTGCGGGCCGGGCAGGCGCTGGAACACGTACTGCTGCTGGCGACCTCGTACACGGTCCGGGCCTCCCTGCTGCACCAGGCGCTGGAGTGGTCGGATCTGCGGTGGTCGCTGAGCGACGCCCACCGGACGCCCGGCCATGTGCAGATGCTGATCCGGCTGGGTTACGGACCGGTCGGACCGGGCACTCCGCGCAGCGAGGCGGCCGAGTCCCTGGACGGGGGCCGCTGA
- a CDS encoding response regulator — protein sequence MTETRATPATPATPIRVFVLDDHEVVRRGLHDLLDAEPDIEVVGDAGTVDHALARGPALRPDVAILDVRLPDGDGITVCRELRSRMPDLACLMLTSFDDDDALLDAIMAGAAGYVLKQIKGSDLVSAVRTVASGQSMLDPATTARLMSTLRGDTAPQEPRDEVLAGLSPREREILVLIGDGLTNRQIGKRLFLSEKTVKNHISRLLAKLGVERRIQAAVLATHSAPPPADDHPG from the coding sequence ATGACCGAGACACGAGCGACACCGGCGACACCGGCGACACCGATCAGGGTGTTCGTACTCGACGACCACGAGGTCGTCCGGCGCGGACTGCACGATCTCCTGGACGCCGAACCGGACATCGAGGTGGTCGGCGACGCGGGGACCGTCGACCACGCGCTGGCCCGGGGCCCGGCGCTGCGGCCCGACGTGGCCATCCTGGACGTCCGGCTGCCGGACGGGGACGGCATCACGGTCTGCCGTGAGCTGCGCTCCCGGATGCCGGATCTGGCCTGTCTGATGCTGACCTCGTTCGACGACGACGATGCGCTGCTGGACGCGATCATGGCCGGGGCGGCGGGCTATGTGCTCAAGCAGATCAAGGGGTCGGACCTGGTCTCGGCGGTGCGCACCGTCGCCTCCGGCCAGTCGATGCTGGACCCGGCCACCACTGCCCGGCTGATGAGCACCCTGCGGGGCGACACCGCCCCGCAGGAGCCCAGGGACGAGGTGCTGGCCGGGCTGTCCCCGCGCGAGCGGGAAATCCTGGTGCTGATCGGCGACGGGCTCACCAACCGGCAGATCGGCAAGCGGCTCTTCCTCTCCGAGAAGACGGTGAAGAACCACATCTCCCGGCTGCTGGCCAAGCTGGGCGTGGAGCGCCGTATCCAGGCGGCGGTACTGGCGACCCACTCGGCCCCGCCCCCCGCCGACGACCATCCGGGATGA
- a CDS encoding Rv1733c family protein, whose amino-acid sequence MGTEVRGRRTWRWRRNPLRRRSDVIEAWVVLVTGVVMAVGGPAAGVAAGTAVDASLRQERADRHRVPAVLKEDAPVAQPAGDGSTTGQVRAIVRWTGPDGTVHTGTARVHDGSKAGTATEVWTDGRGQLVQRPPTPEQIATRAVLAGTSAAAGVGAISLAGRGMARWRLDRARTQAWGRAWAEVGPRWSRHIR is encoded by the coding sequence ATGGGCACGGAAGTGCGGGGGCGGCGGACATGGCGGTGGCGTCGCAACCCGCTCAGGCGCCGCTCGGATGTGATCGAGGCGTGGGTCGTGCTGGTCACCGGCGTGGTGATGGCGGTCGGCGGCCCGGCGGCAGGGGTGGCCGCGGGCACCGCCGTGGACGCGTCGCTGCGGCAGGAGCGGGCGGACCGGCACCGGGTGCCCGCGGTCCTGAAGGAGGACGCGCCCGTCGCGCAGCCCGCGGGCGACGGGTCCACCACCGGCCAGGTGCGCGCGATCGTCCGGTGGACCGGCCCGGACGGCACCGTCCACACCGGTACGGCCCGGGTCCACGACGGCAGCAAGGCGGGCACCGCCACCGAGGTCTGGACCGACGGCCGGGGCCAACTGGTCCAGCGACCGCCCACCCCCGAACAGATCGCCACCCGCGCGGTGCTCGCCGGGACATCGGCCGCGGCGGGCGTGGGCGCGATCTCGCTGGCCGGACGCGGCATGGCGCGCTGGCGCCTGGACCGCGCCCGCACCCAGGCATGGGGACGCGCCTGGGCCGAGGTCGGCCCCCGCTGGAGCCGCCACATCCGGTGA
- a CDS encoding CBS domain-containing protein, whose product MPRSAHIVSDVMTHTVVAVGREAPFKEIVRTLEQWRVSALPVLEGEGRVIGVVSEADLLPKEEFRDSDPARVAQLPDLPGIAKAGAVTADELMTSPAITVHASATLAEAARIMTHKRVKRLPVVDEEGRLEGIVSRADLLKVFLRPDDDIEEEVRREVVAHLFPAAGETVRVSVNEGVVTLTGRVKEAVLIPAAARLIRAIEGVVDFDNQLTAAPHTAQRR is encoded by the coding sequence GTGCCCCGGAGTGCCCACATTGTGAGCGATGTGATGACCCATACCGTCGTCGCCGTCGGCCGCGAAGCGCCGTTCAAGGAGATCGTCAGAACGCTGGAGCAGTGGAGGGTGAGCGCCCTGCCGGTGCTGGAAGGCGAGGGCCGGGTCATCGGCGTGGTCTCCGAGGCGGATCTGCTGCCCAAGGAGGAGTTCCGCGACAGCGATCCGGCGCGGGTGGCGCAACTGCCCGACCTCCCCGGTATCGCCAAGGCGGGCGCGGTGACGGCCGACGAGCTGATGACCTCCCCCGCCATCACCGTGCACGCGAGCGCGACGCTCGCCGAGGCCGCGCGGATCATGACCCATAAGCGGGTCAAACGGCTCCCGGTGGTGGACGAGGAGGGCCGACTGGAGGGCATCGTCAGCCGCGCCGACCTGCTGAAGGTCTTCCTGCGGCCGGACGACGACATCGAGGAGGAGGTACGCCGCGAGGTGGTGGCCCACCTCTTCCCGGCCGCGGGGGAAACCGTCCGGGTGAGCGTGAACGAGGGCGTGGTCACCCTGACGGGACGGGTCAAGGAGGCCGTCCTCATCCCGGCGGCGGCCCGTCTCATCCGAGCGATCGAGGGCGTGGTCGACTTCGACAACCAACTCACGGCGGCGCCTCATACGGCCCAGCGGCGGTAG
- a CDS encoding nicotinate phosphoribosyltransferase translates to MSEAMTTDLYEATMALSYLREGMTGPATFDLYARDLPPLRGFLVAAGLEPALDFLSGFRVEPEDVAAFAAAMHRPYEDLEPLLGLGFDGEVRAVPEGRIVLAGEPLLELTAPLPQAQLVETYLMGQLSHQTTIASKAARCVLAAEGRPVVDFSLRRTHGPWAGMQSARLSAMTGFTATSNVAAAVAYGIEASGTMAHAYIEAFPDEETAFRAFARTHPGPVTFLVDTYDTATGVATAARVLSELESGPSGAIRLDSGDLGERAVRAREILDAAGLPEVRIVVSGGLDEYSVEELVHSGAPIDVFAVGTRMGVSADAPALDTAYKLVAYDGTPVMKLSSAKATAPGAKQVWRRPGYADVIGERDELPPGGGAPLLETVMREGRRTGAPDTLDRARRRFDTDLAGLPPHARRIRHPVPPRPATSAGLAGLAGRVRHRIEHRLAAAGEAAGRQAA, encoded by the coding sequence ATGTCGGAGGCGATGACCACCGACCTCTACGAGGCGACGATGGCCCTGTCGTATCTGCGCGAGGGCATGACCGGCCCGGCCACCTTCGACCTCTACGCCCGCGACCTGCCGCCCCTGCGGGGCTTCCTGGTCGCCGCGGGCCTGGAGCCGGCGCTGGACTTTCTGTCCGGCTTCCGCGTGGAGCCCGAGGACGTGGCGGCGTTCGCCGCGGCGATGCACCGTCCGTACGAGGACCTCGAACCCCTGCTGGGGCTGGGCTTCGACGGCGAGGTGCGGGCGGTGCCCGAGGGGCGGATCGTCCTGGCCGGGGAGCCGCTGCTGGAGCTGACCGCGCCGCTGCCGCAGGCCCAACTGGTCGAGACGTATCTGATGGGGCAGTTGAGCCATCAGACCACCATCGCCTCCAAGGCGGCCCGGTGTGTGCTGGCCGCGGAGGGGCGCCCGGTGGTGGACTTCTCGCTGCGCCGCACCCACGGCCCCTGGGCCGGGATGCAGTCGGCGCGGCTGAGCGCGATGACCGGGTTCACGGCCACCAGCAATGTGGCGGCGGCGGTCGCGTACGGGATCGAGGCCAGCGGGACGATGGCGCATGCGTACATCGAGGCGTTCCCGGACGAGGAGACCGCGTTCCGCGCGTTCGCCCGTACCCACCCCGGCCCGGTCACCTTCCTGGTGGACACCTATGACACCGCGACCGGAGTGGCCACCGCGGCGCGGGTGCTGAGCGAGCTGGAATCCGGGCCCAGCGGCGCGATCCGGCTGGACAGCGGCGACCTGGGCGAACGGGCGGTGCGGGCGCGGGAGATCCTCGACGCGGCGGGGCTGCCCGAGGTGCGGATCGTGGTGAGCGGCGGGCTCGACGAGTACTCCGTGGAGGAGCTGGTCCACTCGGGCGCGCCGATCGATGTCTTCGCCGTGGGCACCCGGATGGGGGTGTCGGCCGACGCCCCCGCCCTCGACACCGCGTACAAGCTGGTCGCCTACGACGGGACCCCGGTGATGAAGCTGTCCTCGGCCAAGGCCACCGCCCCCGGGGCCAAGCAGGTCTGGCGCCGCCCCGGCTACGCCGATGTGATCGGCGAGCGCGACGAGCTTCCGCCGGGCGGCGGCGCGCCACTGCTGGAGACCGTGATGCGGGAGGGCAGGCGCACCGGAGCCCCCGACACCCTCGACCGCGCGCGGCGGCGGTTCGACACCGATCTCGCGGGGCTGCCACCGCACGCCCGGCGGATCCGCCACCCGGTCCCGCCCCGGCCGGCCACCTCCGCCGGGCTGGCCGGGCTCGCGGGGCGGGTACGCCACCGGATCGAGCACCGGCTGGCGGCCGCCGGCGAGGCGGCCGGAAGACAGGCAGCGTGA
- a CDS encoding universal stress protein, translated as MGAPIVVGVDGFAESPPAAHWAAREALLRDLRLRLIHAWNPPSPEAPTLLLVLGREETEPGPVPCLGSVIHTAVHHAPCPVAVVPCG; from the coding sequence ATGGGAGCGCCGATCGTCGTCGGCGTCGACGGTTTCGCCGAGAGTCCGCCGGCCGCGCACTGGGCGGCCCGCGAGGCGCTGCTGCGCGATCTGCGGCTGCGTCTGATCCACGCCTGGAACCCGCCGTCGCCCGAGGCCCCGACCCTCCTGCTCGTGCTGGGCCGCGAGGAGACGGAGCCGGGCCCCGTCCCCTGCCTGGGCTCGGTGATCCATACGGCGGTGCACCACGCGCCGTGTCCAGTGGCAGTCGTCCCGTGCGGCTGA
- a CDS encoding alcohol dehydrogenase catalytic domain-containing protein: MKALVFHGPEQSSWQEVPDPELEATTDAIVRIDTATICGTDLHILRGELPDVSPGRVLGHEGVGEIVETGADVRGVRPGNRVLLSCISACGHCRFCRERHYGQCRDGGGWILGRMIDGTQAEYVRVPFADMSTHPLTGSVEGHDAVLLADVFPTAYEVGVLNGRVGPGDTVVVMGAGPVGLASIATAQFFSPGRIISIDPDPARLDTAKRVGADAVADPAEDPERLVDDLTEGLGADVVIEAVGSPRSFETCTRMVRPGGRIANVGVHARPVTLHLEELWIKNVTITTGLVDTFSTPTLLSLLAAGRLPASALITHLFELDQMEEAYDVFARAADTGAIKIALGEAARPLVARGT; this comes from the coding sequence ATGAAAGCACTCGTCTTCCACGGGCCGGAGCAGTCCTCCTGGCAGGAGGTGCCCGACCCCGAACTCGAGGCCACCACCGACGCGATCGTGCGGATCGACACCGCGACCATCTGCGGCACCGATCTGCACATCCTCCGCGGCGAGCTGCCGGACGTCAGCCCCGGCAGGGTGCTCGGCCACGAGGGGGTCGGCGAGATCGTCGAGACCGGTGCCGACGTCCGCGGGGTCCGCCCCGGCAACCGGGTACTGCTCTCGTGCATCTCGGCCTGCGGCCACTGCCGCTTCTGCCGGGAGCGCCACTACGGACAGTGCCGTGACGGCGGGGGCTGGATCCTCGGGCGCATGATCGACGGCACCCAGGCCGAGTACGTCCGGGTGCCCTTCGCCGACATGTCCACGCATCCGCTGACGGGGTCGGTCGAGGGCCATGACGCCGTGCTGCTGGCGGATGTCTTCCCCACCGCCTATGAGGTGGGCGTCCTCAACGGCCGGGTGGGGCCGGGCGATACGGTCGTGGTGATGGGCGCCGGGCCCGTCGGGCTGGCCTCGATCGCCACGGCGCAGTTCTTCTCCCCCGGCCGGATCATCTCCATCGATCCGGACCCGGCCCGGCTGGACACCGCCAAGCGGGTCGGCGCCGACGCGGTGGCGGACCCCGCCGAGGACCCGGAGCGGCTGGTCGACGATCTCACCGAGGGGCTCGGCGCCGATGTGGTGATCGAGGCCGTCGGGAGCCCGCGGAGCTTCGAGACCTGCACCCGGATGGTGCGGCCGGGGGGCAGGATCGCCAATGTCGGTGTGCACGCCCGGCCCGTCACGCTGCATCTCGAAGAGCTGTGGATCAAAAACGTGACGATCACCACCGGGCTGGTCGACACCTTCTCCACCCCCACCCTGCTCTCCCTGCTGGCCGCCGGGCGGCTGCCCGCGTCCGCGCTGATCACCCATCTGTTCGAGCTGGACCAGATGGAGGAGGCGTACGACGTCTTCGCCCGCGCGGCCGACACCGGCGCGATCAAGATCGCGCTCGGCGAGGCCGCCCGTCCGCTGGTGGCCCGGGGGACGTGA
- a CDS encoding universal stress protein has protein sequence MARPVTVGLDGSPESLAAAGWAAHEARSRDAPLRLVNAWPGPDQKDLTPGREAAWHYWAERALGSARAELDADHPDMAILTDQIPGRPAPVLLAEAERAQLLVVGSRSIGAVAGFFLGSVGLELAARAVTPVVLVRADAHEDRQGDVVVGVEPGEPGDDILEFAFDAAARRDGVLRAVYASRVPAIRGDAPWVVDVGLSDARKESEHALGEVLAPWRDKFSEVRVFEEIASDSPARQLVGVAAGTALMIVGRGPRHVGFGPRLGPVTQAVAHHAACPVAIVPQR, from the coding sequence ATGGCGCGCCCCGTCACCGTCGGGCTGGACGGTTCCCCCGAGAGTCTGGCCGCCGCCGGCTGGGCGGCACACGAGGCCCGTTCGCGCGACGCGCCGCTGCGGCTGGTGAACGCCTGGCCGGGGCCCGATCAGAAGGATCTGACACCGGGCCGGGAGGCCGCCTGGCACTACTGGGCCGAGCGCGCCCTGGGCTCGGCCCGCGCCGAGCTGGACGCCGACCACCCGGACATGGCGATCCTCACCGATCAGATCCCCGGCCGGCCCGCGCCCGTTCTGCTGGCCGAGGCGGAACGCGCCCAGTTGCTGGTGGTGGGGTCCCGTTCGATCGGCGCGGTCGCCGGGTTCTTCCTCGGCTCCGTCGGCCTGGAGCTCGCCGCACGCGCCGTGACCCCCGTGGTCCTGGTGCGGGCGGACGCGCACGAGGACCGGCAGGGCGATGTGGTGGTCGGGGTGGAGCCGGGCGAGCCGGGCGACGACATCCTGGAGTTCGCCTTCGACGCCGCGGCCCGCCGCGACGGTGTGCTGCGGGCCGTGTACGCCAGCCGGGTCCCCGCCATCCGGGGCGACGCCCCCTGGGTGGTGGACGTGGGGCTGAGCGACGCGCGCAAGGAGTCCGAGCACGCGCTGGGCGAGGTGCTGGCGCCGTGGCGGGACAAGTTTTCCGAGGTGCGGGTATTCGAGGAGATCGCGTCGGACAGTCCGGCCCGGCAGTTGGTGGGCGTGGCGGCGGGGACGGCGCTGATGATCGTGGGCCGTGGTCCGCGCCACGTGGGGTTCGGCCCCCGGCTGGGGCCGGTCACCCAGGCCGTGGCGCACCACGCCGCCTGCCCGGTCGCGATCGTGCCCCAGCGATGA
- a CDS encoding universal stress protein, with translation MTHPAKPVRDGRVVVGLDGSDSAWAALDGAVAEARRRHAKLEIVHAWPWARTDPLAFDPDSEPRRPAVEIARTVLRLAVSRAQEQDPQLRIVPTLTAQDAVPELLRIGGDAALIVIGTRGLGGFTGLLLGSVGLRLAAHTRRPLLVVRGGPTTTYGPESHGKVLVGVESGADAAAARFAFEEAKRRRAWLRVLYAWPRPRVFAGDHALPAREVVALRAEREQTVAYGMVAGLREEFGQIRVREHTTHTAPAQALVEASRAADVLILAVHRRTPRLGMQLGPVTHAALHHAHCPVVLVPVE, from the coding sequence ATGACCCACCCGGCCAAGCCGGTGCGGGACGGCCGGGTGGTGGTGGGCCTGGACGGCTCGGACAGCGCCTGGGCCGCGCTGGACGGGGCGGTCGCCGAGGCGCGGCGCCGTCACGCCAAACTGGAGATCGTGCACGCCTGGCCGTGGGCGCGGACCGACCCGCTCGCCTTCGACCCGGACAGCGAACCCCGGCGGCCCGCGGTGGAGATCGCCAGAACCGTGCTGCGGCTGGCCGTGTCGCGGGCCCAGGAGCAGGATCCGCAGCTACGGATCGTGCCCACCCTGACGGCGCAGGACGCGGTGCCCGAACTGCTGCGGATCGGCGGGGACGCCGCGCTGATCGTCATCGGCACCCGGGGGCTCGGCGGTTTCACCGGACTGCTGCTCGGCTCGGTCGGGCTGCGGCTGGCCGCCCACACCCGGCGCCCGCTGCTGGTGGTACGCGGCGGGCCGACGACGACGTACGGGCCCGAGAGCCACGGCAAGGTGCTGGTCGGGGTGGAGAGCGGGGCGGACGCGGCGGCGGCCCGGTTCGCCTTCGAGGAGGCGAAGCGGCGCCGCGCCTGGCTGCGCGTGCTCTACGCCTGGCCTCGGCCCCGGGTCTTCGCGGGCGATCACGCCCTGCCCGCACGCGAGGTGGTGGCGCTGCGCGCCGAGCGGGAACAGACGGTGGCCTACGGCATGGTGGCCGGCCTGCGCGAGGAGTTCGGGCAGATCCGGGTACGCGAGCACACCACCCACACCGCCCCCGCCCAGGCCCTGGTGGAGGCGTCACGAGCGGCCGACGTCCTGATACTCGCCGTCCACCGGCGCACCCCTCGCCTCGGCATGCAACTCGGCCCGGTCACCCACGCGGCACTCCACCACGCGCACTGCCCGGTGGTGCTGGTGCCGGTGGAGTAG
- a CDS encoding CBS domain-containing protein — MKHRKIGNVMTDDVVRVSSMTSFDEVGALLSRHRFNGLPVVDDDDKVVGMITGTDLSEPAPTAGQLMSRPAVTVRPQDSIVDAARAMDRHRVERLPVVDEEERLIGIVTRRDLLRVFLRPDDEIRAEVIDEVLVRSLWLGPQSVAVTVTDGIVRLEGQLDRHSEIPIAVRMTGQVDGVVAVVDRLTYLIDDSAGRGGARR; from the coding sequence ATGAAGCACCGCAAGATCGGCAACGTGATGACCGACGACGTCGTCCGGGTGAGCTCCATGACCTCGTTCGACGAGGTCGGTGCGCTGCTCTCCCGGCACCGCTTCAACGGGCTGCCCGTGGTGGACGACGACGACAAGGTGGTCGGCATGATCACTGGGACCGACCTCAGCGAACCCGCCCCGACGGCCGGGCAACTGATGTCGCGCCCCGCGGTCACCGTGCGCCCCCAGGACAGCATCGTGGACGCGGCCCGCGCGATGGACCGTCATCGCGTCGAGCGGCTTCCCGTCGTCGACGAGGAGGAGCGGCTGATCGGCATCGTCACCCGCCGGGATCTGCTGCGGGTCTTCCTGCGCCCGGACGACGAGATCCGTGCCGAGGTGATCGACGAGGTGCTGGTCCGCTCGCTGTGGCTGGGCCCGCAGTCCGTCGCGGTCACCGTGACCGACGGGATCGTACGGCTGGAGGGGCAACTGGACCGGCACAGCGAGATCCCCATCGCGGTCCGGATGACCGGACAGGTGGACGGCGTGGTGGCCGTGGTCGACCGGCTCACCTACCTCATCGACGACTCCGCCGGCCGGGGAGGTGCGCGGCGATGA
- a CDS encoding universal stress protein, whose protein sequence is MDHALRTPGRDHPEVTVHRATVEGTARKALLHAAATADLLVLGARRGRGHAVGLELGRIAHAALHHAPCPVVIVPERV, encoded by the coding sequence GTGGATCACGCCCTGCGGACCCCCGGACGGGACCACCCCGAGGTCACCGTCCACCGCGCGACAGTCGAGGGAACGGCCCGCAAGGCGCTCCTCCACGCGGCGGCCACCGCCGATCTGCTGGTCCTCGGCGCCCGCCGCGGCCGCGGCCACGCTGTGGGACTGGAGCTCGGCCGCATCGCCCACGCGGCACTGCACCACGCGCCCTGCCCGGTGGTGATCGTGCCGGAGCGGGTCTGA
- a CDS encoding FAD-binding protein: MPTTHAPTNWAGNITFSAARLHHPDTVDELRRIVRSADRVRVLGTGHSFNRIADTEGDLVNLDRLPHRVEIDPGKRTATIAAGMRYAHVAQALHTEGLALANLASLPHITVAGACATATHGSGSAQQCLAAAVAGLEIVGPDGEVTRIGRDEDRDRLNGAVVGLGGLGVVTAMTLDIEPTYDVAQWVWTGLPLDRLDDSFEEIFGAAYSVSVFTDWRSGEGVVWLKCRTDLPDPPEPGQPWLGAVPADRHHHHPVPAMPPLHCTEQLGAPGPWHERLPHFRPDFTPSNGDELQSELLLPREAASAAFAALRGLGDRIAPVVQVSEVRTVAADELWLSPAYGRDSVAFHFTWVPDHEAVIEVVAAMEEALLPLGARPHWGKLTTAAPERILSSYDRAADFARLLAEHDPAGKFRNAYLDGYFPTG, translated from the coding sequence ATGCCGACCACCCACGCCCCGACGAACTGGGCCGGGAACATCACCTTCTCCGCCGCCCGGCTGCACCACCCGGACACCGTCGACGAGCTGCGGCGGATCGTCCGCTCCGCCGACCGGGTGCGGGTGCTCGGCACGGGCCACTCCTTCAACCGCATCGCCGACACCGAGGGCGATCTGGTGAACCTGGACCGGCTGCCGCACCGGGTGGAGATCGACCCCGGGAAGCGCACCGCGACCATCGCGGCGGGCATGCGCTACGCCCATGTGGCCCAGGCCCTGCACACGGAGGGCCTGGCCCTGGCCAACCTCGCCTCGCTGCCGCACATCACGGTCGCGGGGGCCTGTGCCACCGCCACCCATGGCTCGGGGAGCGCCCAGCAGTGCCTGGCGGCGGCGGTCGCGGGGCTGGAGATCGTCGGCCCCGACGGCGAAGTGACCCGGATAGGCCGGGACGAGGACCGGGACCGGCTGAACGGGGCCGTGGTCGGGCTCGGCGGACTCGGCGTCGTCACCGCCATGACGCTGGACATCGAGCCCACCTACGACGTGGCTCAGTGGGTGTGGACCGGGCTTCCGCTGGACCGGCTGGACGACAGCTTCGAGGAGATCTTCGGCGCCGCCTACAGCGTCAGCGTCTTCACCGACTGGCGCTCGGGCGAGGGGGTGGTGTGGCTGAAGTGCCGCACCGATCTGCCCGATCCCCCGGAGCCCGGGCAGCCGTGGCTGGGGGCCGTCCCGGCCGACCGCCACCACCACCACCCGGTGCCCGCGATGCCGCCGCTGCACTGCACCGAGCAGTTGGGCGCGCCGGGGCCGTGGCATGAGCGGCTGCCGCACTTCCGCCCGGACTTCACCCCCAGCAACGGCGATGAGCTGCAGTCGGAGCTGCTGCTGCCGCGTGAGGCCGCCTCGGCGGCGTTCGCCGCGCTGCGCGGCCTCGGCGACCGGATCGCGCCCGTGGTGCAGGTGTCCGAGGTCCGTACGGTCGCGGCGGACGAGCTGTGGCTGAGCCCCGCGTACGGCCGGGACAGCGTCGCCTTCCACTTCACCTGGGTCCCCGACCACGAGGCGGTGATCGAGGTGGTGGCCGCGATGGAGGAGGCGCTGCTGCCGCTGGGGGCGCGGCCGCACTGGGGCAAGCTGACGACGGCCGCCCCCGAGCGGATCCTCTCCTCGTACGACCGGGCCGCCGACTTCGCACGGCTGCTGGCCGAGCACGACCCGGCGGGGAAGTTCCGCAACGCCTATCTGGACGGCTACTTCCCCACCGGGTGA
- a CDS encoding MIP/aquaporin family protein: protein MTDPKAAPEANRPRSALIGELCAEFVGTMVLILFGCGVVAQVVAGGDLTKPPGGLGDHDSIAWGWGLGVTLGVYVAARLSGAHINPAVTVSLAAFKGFPWSKVLPYVAAQTLGAFVGALLVRWNYTEVLGHADPGHTFKTQFVFSTLPGNGALPVSEWGALRDQIIGTAILVLLIFAVTDLLNSAPRANLGPLIIGLIVVAIGMAWGADAGYAINPARDFGPRLASYLTGYHSAWRDQYGDIYFWVPIVGPLVGGLIGAALYKVLITRYLPVAGPEVGRTPTPE from the coding sequence ATGACTGACCCGAAGGCTGCTCCGGAGGCGAACCGTCCGAGGTCGGCACTGATCGGCGAGCTCTGCGCGGAGTTCGTCGGCACCATGGTGCTGATCCTCTTCGGCTGCGGCGTCGTGGCCCAGGTCGTGGCCGGCGGCGACCTCACCAAGCCCCCGGGCGGCCTCGGCGATCACGACTCCATCGCCTGGGGCTGGGGCCTGGGCGTCACCCTCGGCGTGTATGTGGCGGCGCGGCTCAGCGGGGCCCATATCAATCCGGCGGTCACCGTCTCGCTGGCGGCCTTCAAGGGCTTCCCCTGGAGCAAGGTCCTGCCGTACGTGGCGGCCCAGACGCTCGGCGCGTTCGTCGGGGCCCTGCTGGTGCGCTGGAACTACACCGAGGTGCTGGGCCACGCCGACCCGGGGCACACCTTCAAGACCCAGTTCGTCTTCTCCACCCTCCCCGGCAACGGCGCCCTTCCGGTCAGTGAATGGGGCGCGCTGCGCGACCAGATCATCGGCACCGCGATCCTGGTGCTGCTCATCTTCGCCGTCACCGACCTGCTGAACTCGGCCCCCAGGGCCAATCTGGGGCCGCTCATCATCGGCCTGATCGTGGTCGCGATCGGCATGGCGTGGGGCGCCGACGCGGGGTACGCCATCAACCCGGCCCGTGACTTCGGCCCCCGGCTCGCCAGCTACCTCACCGGCTATCACAGCGCCTGGCGGGATCAGTACGGGGACATCTACTTCTGGGTGCCGATCGTGGGCCCGCTGGTCGGCGGGCTGATCGGCGCCGCCCTCTACAAGGTCCTGATCACTCGCTACCTCCCGGTGGCCGGACCGGAGGTGGGCCGCACCCCCACCCCCGAATAG